A stretch of Longimicrobium terrae DNA encodes these proteins:
- a CDS encoding L,D-transpeptidase has product MDQIPNRRRPDSIPERRDFTPKGHVRRIFHDHKLGVVAMLLGVLLSAGLFAATSAWAVNERLTRRVTEMTYQNDTRSLEYVRRKEADLVRRAAEEEQKLASREEELAPKNRPYLVVSLAERRVLYLKGNDTLFKAPVAVGSGKTVVIEGRTKRFITPRGRMSITHKELDPIWVPPNWHYVEYARNRGMGIRDMSNASPNALSGYPAGRVPVSGNTVIIPPWGSPQRAHKGVLGVAKLEMYDGYYFHGTDNPASIGSAASHGCIRMHKDDILWMYRNVPVGTAVFIY; this is encoded by the coding sequence ATGGACCAGATTCCCAACCGCAGGCGGCCCGACAGCATTCCGGAACGGCGCGACTTTACCCCCAAGGGGCACGTGCGCCGCATCTTTCACGACCACAAGCTGGGCGTGGTGGCGATGCTGCTGGGCGTGCTGCTGTCGGCGGGGCTGTTCGCGGCCACGTCGGCGTGGGCCGTCAACGAGCGCCTTACTCGCCGCGTGACGGAGATGACGTACCAGAACGACACGCGCTCGCTGGAGTACGTCCGCCGCAAGGAGGCCGACCTGGTGCGCCGGGCGGCGGAAGAAGAGCAGAAGCTGGCGAGCCGCGAAGAAGAGCTGGCGCCCAAGAACCGGCCGTACCTGGTGGTGAGCCTGGCGGAGCGCCGCGTGCTGTACCTCAAGGGGAACGACACGCTGTTCAAGGCGCCGGTGGCGGTGGGCTCCGGCAAGACGGTGGTGATTGAGGGACGGACCAAGCGGTTCATTACGCCGCGCGGGCGCATGTCCATCACCCACAAGGAGCTGGATCCGATCTGGGTTCCGCCCAACTGGCACTACGTGGAGTACGCGCGCAACCGCGGAATGGGCATTCGCGACATGAGCAACGCGTCGCCCAACGCGCTTTCGGGGTACCCGGCGGGGCGTGTTCCGGTGAGCGGCAACACGGTCATCATTCCGCCCTGGGGCAGCCCGCAGCGCGCGCACAAGGGCGTGCTGGGCGTGGCCAAGCTGGAGATGTACGATGGGTACTACTTCCATGGTACCGACAACCCGGCGTCCATCGGCAGCGCGGCCAGCCATGGCTGCATCCGGATGCACAAGGACGATATTTTGTGGATGTACCGCAACGTGCCCGTGGGCACCGCGGTGTTCATCTACTGA
- the corA gene encoding magnesium/cobalt transporter CorA, which produces MTVAERRDNEIVDPLCEDASTVEPRSRISAYAETRTGIHALPVIDALGVIERGRTGPQPGDPPLIWIDIAAPGAAEGEFLRDRMGFHPLAVEDTVRGRQRPKIDRYHGYFFLVVYAAHINPDRDRMALNELHAFIGHNFVVTVHDHRIGELTEVLARWRATPDRFRNPGGLAHAILDLVVDNYFPVLDHFSERVGQLEEGTVEQIGSGMQQVLSMRRELVLFRRMVGPERELIGSLLRRDIPFLQPELLPYFQDVHDHAIRVAEEIDTLRDLLTGAMEGQISLSGHQLNETMRLMAAWSIILMAMAWIAGVYGMNFDRMPELHWKYGYLWAIGSMVAVGMLLFGYFRRKRWV; this is translated from the coding sequence ATGACCGTCGCCGAGCGGCGCGATAACGAGATCGTCGATCCGCTGTGCGAAGATGCGTCCACCGTCGAGCCGCGGTCGCGCATCTCCGCCTACGCGGAAACCCGCACGGGCATTCACGCGCTTCCCGTCATCGACGCGCTGGGCGTAATCGAGCGGGGGCGCACCGGGCCACAGCCCGGCGACCCGCCGCTGATCTGGATCGACATCGCCGCCCCCGGCGCCGCCGAGGGTGAGTTTCTGCGCGACCGCATGGGCTTTCACCCCCTCGCGGTGGAAGACACGGTACGCGGCCGGCAGCGGCCCAAGATCGACCGCTATCACGGCTATTTCTTTCTGGTCGTCTACGCCGCGCACATCAACCCCGACCGCGACCGCATGGCGCTCAACGAGCTGCATGCGTTCATCGGCCACAACTTCGTCGTCACCGTCCACGACCACCGCATCGGCGAGCTGACCGAGGTGCTGGCCCGCTGGCGCGCCACGCCGGACCGCTTCCGCAACCCGGGCGGGCTGGCGCACGCCATCCTGGACCTTGTGGTGGACAACTACTTTCCCGTGCTGGACCACTTTTCCGAGCGCGTGGGGCAGCTGGAGGAGGGGACCGTGGAGCAGATCGGCAGCGGGATGCAGCAGGTGCTGAGCATGCGCCGCGAGCTGGTGCTGTTCCGGCGGATGGTGGGGCCGGAGCGGGAACTGATCGGCTCGCTGCTGCGCCGCGACATTCCGTTTCTGCAGCCGGAACTGCTTCCGTACTTTCAGGACGTGCACGACCACGCCATCCGCGTGGCCGAAGAGATAGACACGCTGCGCGACCTGCTGACGGGGGCGATGGAGGGGCAGATCTCCCTTTCCGGGCACCAGCTGAACGAGACGATGCGGCTGATGGCGGCGTGGTCCATCATCCTGATGGCGATGGCGTGGATCGCCGGCGTGTACGGGATGAACTTTGACCGCATGCCGGAACTGCACTGGAAGTACGGCTACCTGTGGGCGATCGGGAGCATGGTGGCGGTGGGGATGCTGCTGTTTGGGTATTTTCGGCGTAAGCGATGGGTGTAA
- a CDS encoding SPW repeat domain-containing protein — MRIPTRVHGILDYLLGAVLIGLPWIAEFHRGGPETWVCVGLGAFVLLYSLITDYEPGLVRKLPMPVHLWLDALGAVLLAVSPWVLGFDEHVWIPHVAVAAVELLAAVLTNTVPGYDRRRAAR, encoded by the coding sequence ATGCGGATTCCCACGCGGGTGCACGGCATTCTTGACTATCTTCTGGGCGCGGTGCTGATCGGGCTTCCCTGGATTGCAGAATTCCATCGCGGCGGGCCGGAAACGTGGGTGTGCGTGGGGCTGGGCGCATTCGTGCTGCTGTACAGCCTGATCACCGACTACGAGCCCGGCCTCGTGCGCAAGCTGCCCATGCCGGTGCACCTGTGGCTGGACGCGCTGGGCGCCGTGCTGCTGGCCGTGTCGCCGTGGGTGCTGGGCTTTGACGAGCACGTCTGGATTCCGCACGTGGCCGTGGCGGCGGTTGAACTGCTCGCGGCCGTACTCACCAACACCGTTCCGGGCTATGACCGTCGCCGAGCGGCGCGATAA
- a CDS encoding cobalamin-binding protein, whose translation MRIASLLSSATEIVYELGLQEHLVAISHECDWPPQALHLPRLSRSRFDPAGLTSGEIDAEVRRCMVEYGSVYEIHTDALRDVRPDIILTQAVCEVCAVPTGSVHDAVAGLSFQPEVVSLDAHTVAGIFATMRQVADAAGQSALGTAAVERMTARLDHVAEAVAHRPRPRVLALEWLEPPFAPGHWIPEMVTMAGGDNLLGTAGARSVEVPWERVDGSDPDHLLLLPCGYDLAAARADADRSRERLYAAAPRALREGRATLGHSAYFSRSGPRIVEGTEALAAWLHPDAGLHAPRELILEPWS comes from the coding sequence TTGCGCATCGCCTCACTGCTTTCGTCCGCCACCGAGATCGTGTACGAGCTGGGGCTGCAGGAGCACCTGGTCGCCATCTCGCACGAGTGCGACTGGCCGCCTCAGGCGCTGCACCTTCCGCGTCTCAGCCGGTCCCGTTTTGATCCCGCCGGCCTCACCAGCGGCGAGATCGACGCCGAGGTGCGCCGCTGCATGGTGGAGTACGGCAGCGTGTACGAGATTCACACGGACGCGCTGCGCGACGTACGGCCCGACATCATCCTCACCCAGGCCGTGTGCGAGGTGTGCGCGGTCCCCACCGGCTCCGTGCACGATGCGGTGGCCGGACTGTCGTTTCAGCCGGAAGTCGTTTCACTGGATGCCCATACGGTCGCGGGGATCTTTGCCACCATGCGGCAGGTGGCGGACGCGGCGGGGCAGAGCGCGCTCGGCACGGCGGCGGTCGAAAGGATGACGGCGCGCCTGGACCACGTCGCCGAAGCCGTCGCCCACCGGCCCCGTCCGCGGGTGCTGGCGCTGGAGTGGCTGGAGCCGCCGTTTGCGCCGGGGCACTGGATTCCGGAGATGGTGACGATGGCGGGCGGCGACAACCTGCTGGGCACGGCGGGCGCCCGCTCCGTGGAGGTGCCGTGGGAGCGGGTCGACGGGTCCGATCCCGATCACCTGCTTCTCCTCCCCTGCGGATACGATCTCGCCGCCGCACGCGCCGACGCGGACCGCTCCCGCGAGCGCCTGTACGCCGCCGCGCCCCGCGCGCTGCGGGAAGGGCGCGCCACGCTGGGGCACAGCGCGTACTTCAGCCGCAGCGGGCCGCGCATCGTGGAAGGCACGGAGGCGCTCGCCGCGTGGCTGCATCCGGATGCCGGCCTGCACGCCCCGCGCGAGCTGATCCTGGAACCCTGGTCCTGA
- the thyX gene encoding FAD-dependent thymidylate synthase, translating into MHIIREPRVTVLARQEFVYPEHIQWESDSDVAGEVVAEFAGRLCYLSFGEDAGLEGGHKSIPGRTTNEAYLGNILQVKHGSVLEHAVWTVLIEGVSRSLTHELIRHRAGFGFSQLSQRYVDESNIAFVQPPEIADGSRAYEIWSEGCEQTLECYRNLLAELTDQVGDTGSPTMRKKRARQAARAILPNCAETKIVVTGNARAWRHFMESRGSGGADMEIRRLAGTVLRTMQAEARHIFSDMHLVPSPDGIDTIDTQHSKV; encoded by the coding sequence ATGCACATCATCCGCGAGCCCCGCGTTACCGTCCTGGCCCGCCAGGAGTTCGTGTATCCCGAGCACATCCAGTGGGAAAGCGACAGCGACGTCGCGGGCGAGGTGGTGGCCGAGTTCGCGGGGCGCCTGTGCTACCTGTCGTTCGGCGAGGACGCCGGGCTGGAGGGCGGCCACAAGAGCATTCCCGGGCGCACCACGAACGAGGCGTACCTGGGAAACATTCTGCAGGTAAAGCACGGCAGCGTTCTGGAGCACGCCGTGTGGACGGTGCTGATCGAGGGCGTAAGCCGGTCGCTGACCCACGAACTGATCCGCCACCGCGCGGGCTTCGGCTTCAGCCAGCTGAGCCAGCGGTACGTGGATGAATCCAACATCGCGTTCGTGCAGCCGCCGGAGATCGCGGACGGCTCGCGCGCGTACGAGATCTGGTCGGAGGGGTGCGAGCAGACGCTGGAGTGCTACCGCAACCTGCTGGCGGAACTGACGGACCAAGTGGGCGACACCGGATCGCCCACGATGCGAAAGAAGCGCGCGAGGCAGGCGGCGCGCGCCATTCTCCCCAACTGCGCGGAAACCAAGATCGTGGTCACCGGCAACGCGCGGGCGTGGCGGCACTTCATGGAATCGCGCGGATCCGGGGGCGCGGACATGGAGATCCGGCGCCTGGCCGGCACCGTGCTGCGGACCATGCAGGCCGAGGCACGCCACATTTTCAGCGACATGCACCTGGTGCCCAGCCCGGACGGAATCGACACCATCGACACGCAGCACTCCAAGGTGTAG
- a CDS encoding DUF4365 domain-containing protein — protein MTRLPGNLLAERAGVLAVAAELNRLGVIWRETPMADVGIDGQIEFVDDAGQTIGRLAGAQIKSGESWFHDGGDVWRFYAEEKHRRYWERLPLPVLIFLHSPTEGTFWTDGRLALRSPEREARKFIAIPKSNRLQSATRDAFFSSVGASGRPFLAVDELLPALASRRSPSASLPLSYLDLFANGLTDIGRSVYYGMDLVMEVAEALLESDGHLVLGPREHDFLFGFIQFLVEQQIADVDISNCLVQWNDAGMHPTFIAPLTARGRMLLGLISEWQSRLVSDGRLRLPEQVSVAQETFVRMEFTAVDYLRMPLIREFGRLIAPVAKWPDS, from the coding sequence ATGACGCGGCTTCCGGGCAACCTGCTGGCTGAGCGCGCCGGCGTGCTCGCCGTTGCGGCCGAACTCAATCGCCTCGGCGTGATCTGGCGCGAGACGCCCATGGCGGACGTGGGGATTGACGGACAGATCGAATTCGTCGACGACGCGGGCCAGACCATCGGCCGGCTGGCGGGCGCCCAGATCAAGAGCGGCGAATCGTGGTTCCATGACGGCGGGGATGTGTGGCGGTTCTACGCCGAGGAGAAGCACCGCCGCTACTGGGAGAGATTACCCCTTCCCGTGCTCATCTTTCTCCACTCTCCGACCGAAGGTACGTTCTGGACGGATGGGCGCCTCGCCCTGCGCAGTCCGGAGCGCGAGGCGCGGAAGTTCATCGCAATCCCCAAGTCGAACCGGCTCCAGTCGGCTACACGGGACGCGTTCTTTTCGAGCGTGGGTGCCTCGGGCCGCCCCTTCCTTGCGGTCGACGAACTGCTTCCGGCGCTGGCATCCCGGAGGTCGCCCAGCGCTTCGCTGCCGCTGTCCTACCTGGACCTGTTCGCGAACGGCCTGACGGACATCGGCCGGTCCGTGTACTATGGAATGGATCTGGTGATGGAGGTGGCGGAAGCGCTGCTGGAAAGCGACGGCCACCTCGTGCTGGGCCCGCGGGAGCACGATTTTCTGTTCGGATTCATCCAGTTTTTGGTGGAACAGCAGATCGCGGACGTCGACATCTCCAACTGTTTGGTTCAGTGGAACGATGCCGGGATGCACCCCACGTTCATCGCGCCGCTGACTGCCCGCGGCCGGATGCTGCTGGGGCTGATTTCCGAGTGGCAATCCAGGCTCGTCAGCGATGGCAGGCTGCGGCTCCCGGAACAGGTGTCGGTCGCACAGGAGACGTTCGTACGCATGGAGTTCACCGCGGTGGACTATCTGCGCATGCCGCTGATCCGCGAGTTCGGGCGCCTCATTGCGCCCGTCGCGAAGTGGCCGGATTCCTGA
- a CDS encoding nuclear transport factor 2 family protein, translating to MHPNAALIERFYAAFAARDAAGMTACYHPEIVFSDPVFGELRGERAGAMWAMLCGRATDLDVRVSGIDAGDRTGRAHWDARYTFTQTGRAVLNQVDATFEFRDGLINRHADSFSFWTWARQALGPTGLLLGWAPPLRAKVSATALRGLEKYMAEQ from the coding sequence ATGCATCCCAACGCGGCGCTCATCGAACGATTCTACGCAGCCTTTGCCGCGCGCGACGCGGCCGGCATGACGGCGTGCTATCACCCGGAAATCGTGTTCTCAGACCCCGTGTTCGGTGAGCTTCGCGGCGAGCGCGCGGGAGCGATGTGGGCCATGCTCTGCGGCCGCGCCACGGACCTGGACGTCCGCGTATCCGGCATCGACGCGGGGGACCGCACCGGGCGCGCGCACTGGGACGCGCGCTACACCTTTACGCAGACCGGGCGCGCGGTGCTCAACCAGGTCGACGCCACCTTCGAGTTTCGCGACGGCCTCATCAATCGCCACGCGGACAGCTTTTCGTTCTGGACGTGGGCGCGGCAGGCGCTGGGGCCCACCGGGCTGCTTCTGGGCTGGGCGCCTCCGCTGCGGGCCAAGGTGAGCGCCACGGCGTTGCGCGGGCTGGAAAAGTACATGGCCGAGCAGTGA
- a CDS encoding pinensin family lanthipeptide, producing MHKLKLESLQIESFETTAPAASARGTVNGHVQVQPGDTGQVYTGTISGPVINTYNARDCGETKYFDCTYGCTMYNTCARYCYLQPEEPVDQTRITPTIVAVPYP from the coding sequence ATGCACAAGCTCAAGCTGGAGTCGCTGCAGATCGAGTCGTTCGAGACCACCGCCCCCGCGGCCAGCGCGCGCGGCACCGTCAACGGGCACGTCCAGGTGCAGCCGGGCGACACCGGACAGGTGTACACGGGTACTATCAGCGGCCCCGTGATCAACACCTACAACGCACGCGACTGCGGCGAAACCAAGTACTTTGATTGTACCTACGGCTGCACGATGTACAACACCTGCGCCCGGTACTGCTATCTCCAGCCGGAGGAGCCCGTGGATCAGACCCGGATCACGCCGACCATCGTGGCCGTCCCCTATCCGTAA
- a CDS encoding Phenylacetic acid catabolic protein produces the protein MARYTDEELKEKVHNGFIVEYPDEMTEGYRKALIVQLMVQADTELVSAPAYFGAAKDAPSTNTMVSATAIIQDELAHANIAYRLLEDLGLDKEQLVYGRQPHEFKHPYGFDHPLENWAELVVANGLYDRAGITLLGDVFKNTSYGPLKRALVKVDQEETFHLRHGEMWMKRLAGAGGEAREQIQRAVDWMFPMAVEWFGLPDDMKRHSGQLDYKLKGMTNDELRQTWMKSTVPLCESIGVQVPAHWSEDEQKYVLDFAFPSQYDEDEKRWLFNEGGISWETVFERWKKRGPANRQFIESIQEGKAFRQMLEAA, from the coding sequence GTGGCCCGCTACACTGACGAAGAGCTGAAGGAAAAAGTCCACAACGGCTTCATTGTGGAGTATCCCGACGAGATGACCGAGGGGTACCGCAAGGCGCTGATCGTACAGCTGATGGTGCAGGCCGACACGGAACTCGTTTCCGCGCCCGCCTACTTCGGCGCCGCCAAGGACGCGCCGAGCACCAACACCATGGTGAGCGCCACGGCCATCATCCAGGACGAACTGGCGCACGCCAACATCGCGTACCGCCTGCTGGAGGATCTGGGGCTGGACAAGGAGCAGCTCGTGTACGGCCGCCAGCCGCACGAGTTCAAGCATCCGTACGGCTTCGACCATCCGCTGGAGAACTGGGCGGAGCTCGTGGTGGCCAACGGCCTGTACGACCGCGCGGGCATCACCCTGCTGGGCGACGTCTTCAAGAACACCAGCTACGGCCCGCTCAAGCGCGCGCTCGTCAAGGTGGACCAGGAAGAGACGTTCCACCTGCGCCACGGCGAGATGTGGATGAAGCGCCTGGCCGGCGCCGGCGGCGAGGCCAGGGAGCAGATTCAGCGCGCGGTGGACTGGATGTTCCCCATGGCGGTGGAATGGTTCGGCCTGCCGGACGACATGAAGCGCCACTCCGGCCAGCTTGACTACAAGCTCAAGGGGATGACCAACGACGAGCTGCGCCAGACGTGGATGAAGAGCACGGTGCCGCTCTGCGAGTCCATCGGCGTGCAGGTGCCCGCGCACTGGAGCGAAGACGAGCAGAAGTACGTGCTGGACTTCGCCTTCCCCTCGCAGTACGACGAGGACGAGAAGCGCTGGCTGTTCAACGAGGGCGGGATCAGCTGGGAGACGGTGTTCGAGCGGTGGAAGAAGCGCGGCCCGGCCAACCGCCAGTTCATCGAAAGCATTCAGGAAGGCAAGGCCTTCCGGCAGATGCTGGAGGCGGCCTGA
- a CDS encoding metal-sulfur cluster assembly factor, giving the protein MACATGAARFDANGGGTALLDEPAAYPVAPEARTGPLWNALREVMDPEIPISLVDLGLIYDIRQDGGTVEVDLTFTATACPCMAFIHYDIQDRLKQEAGVDDVKVNEVWSPAWTKTRISEEGRHALRTFGVSM; this is encoded by the coding sequence ATGGCCTGCGCCACCGGCGCGGCGCGCTTTGACGCCAACGGGGGAGGCACCGCGCTGCTGGACGAGCCCGCCGCCTATCCCGTGGCGCCGGAAGCGCGCACCGGCCCGCTGTGGAATGCGCTGCGCGAGGTGATGGATCCCGAGATCCCCATCTCGCTGGTGGACCTGGGGCTCATCTACGACATCCGCCAGGACGGCGGCACGGTGGAAGTGGACCTCACCTTCACCGCCACCGCCTGCCCGTGCATGGCGTTCATCCACTACGACATCCAGGACCGCCTCAAGCAGGAGGCCGGGGTGGATGACGTAAAGGTCAACGAGGTGTGGTCGCCCGCGTGGACCAAGACGCGCATCAGCGAAGAAGGTCGCCACGCGCTGAGGACCTTCGGCGTCAGCATGTAG
- a CDS encoding Phenylacetic acid catabolic protein, with protein sequence MSLEGLNSLIQSASALPDDARQALRDLILVLADSKRVLGLRYSDKMLGAPTLEAGIAASSMAQDEWGHARLTYALLGDFGDEPKALEYERPAAEYRSHPALDAAIGSWAELIAMMLVVDTTLTTQYRALVESRYVPAHNRVQKMLDEERFHFQYAAGWARRIAAVPAAREELRAALANVLAPSLLWLGDDADASAQRLVAEGLSGFDPSALRGRFLARVGPVLEDMGMGEELGVRRDGEGWSADAALDWSGWNPATRRSGGSLDEVTAARARGDKNRALRMD encoded by the coding sequence ATGAGTCTCGAAGGGCTCAACTCCCTCATCCAGTCCGCCTCCGCCCTTCCCGACGACGCACGGCAGGCGCTGCGCGACCTGATCCTGGTGCTGGCCGACAGCAAGCGCGTGCTGGGGCTGCGCTACAGCGACAAGATGCTGGGCGCGCCCACGCTGGAGGCCGGCATCGCCGCGTCTTCCATGGCGCAGGACGAATGGGGCCACGCGCGCCTCACCTATGCGCTGCTGGGCGACTTTGGCGACGAGCCCAAGGCGCTGGAGTACGAGCGCCCCGCGGCCGAGTACCGCAGCCACCCCGCCCTGGACGCCGCCATCGGCTCGTGGGCGGAGCTGATCGCGATGATGCTGGTGGTGGACACCACGCTTACCACGCAGTACCGCGCCCTGGTGGAAAGCCGCTACGTGCCGGCGCACAACCGCGTGCAGAAGATGCTGGACGAGGAGCGCTTCCACTTTCAGTACGCCGCCGGCTGGGCGCGCCGCATCGCCGCCGTCCCCGCCGCGCGCGAGGAACTGCGGGCGGCGCTGGCGAACGTACTGGCGCCGTCGCTCCTGTGGCTGGGCGACGACGCCGACGCGTCCGCGCAGCGCCTGGTGGCGGAAGGGCTGTCCGGCTTCGATCCGTCCGCCCTGCGCGGCCGCTTTCTGGCGCGCGTGGGTCCGGTGCTGGAGGACATGGGGATGGGCGAGGAACTCGGCGTGCGCCGCGATGGGGAAGGCTGGTCCGCCGATGCCGCGCTGGACTGGAGCGGATGGAACCCCGCCACGCGCCGCTCCGGCGGCTCGCTGGACGAGGTGACCGCCGCGCGTGCCCGCGGCGACAAGAACCGCGCGCTCCGGATGGACTGA
- a CDS encoding GRAS family protein, producing MTARKYATLIAVVQEHLAGRDADARALLADLVERQLDAGGADLQYYIFASALSRRLESDTREAINLYLRRFEQTQISLFNLLAQHLPTVSMAGPLANEVLADYLAGHEEATLLDVGIGSGRQEDALLRLMAARGTLPRRLNLIAVEPDAGSLLEASDTLGSTARELGIDLRFHAVHGVAEELSEGDWAWFGTLGAPMVVLGAFAVHHVRSARGTEAREDLFRRLRALNPEAVVLCEPSSDHNAGGLMERFQAAWHHFGLTFRLIDSLELGDGEKAAMKMFFAREIDDIVAGGDDSRCERHEPVDAWVRRLSDAGFAPAPGLDAYQGGQNAGVSVRAHDGYLGLDYGDETLVAILCATSAVPARTVVRQEQRKHQTA from the coding sequence ATGACTGCACGCAAATACGCCACGCTGATCGCCGTGGTGCAGGAACACCTTGCCGGGCGCGACGCCGACGCACGCGCCCTGCTCGCCGACCTGGTGGAGCGCCAACTGGACGCCGGCGGCGCCGACCTGCAGTACTACATCTTCGCCTCAGCCCTTTCCCGCCGTCTGGAAAGCGACACCCGCGAGGCCATCAACCTGTACCTGCGCCGCTTTGAGCAGACGCAGATTTCGCTCTTCAACCTGCTGGCCCAGCACCTTCCCACGGTGTCCATGGCCGGCCCGCTGGCCAACGAAGTGCTCGCCGACTACCTGGCCGGGCACGAAGAAGCCACGCTCCTGGACGTGGGCATCGGCTCCGGCCGGCAGGAAGACGCGCTGCTGCGGCTGATGGCCGCCCGCGGCACCCTGCCCCGCCGCCTCAACCTGATCGCCGTGGAGCCCGACGCCGGCAGCCTGCTGGAAGCCAGCGACACGCTGGGCAGCACGGCGCGGGAGTTGGGGATCGACCTGCGCTTTCACGCCGTCCACGGTGTGGCCGAGGAGCTCTCCGAGGGCGACTGGGCCTGGTTCGGCACGCTGGGCGCGCCCATGGTGGTGCTGGGCGCCTTTGCCGTGCACCACGTGCGCTCCGCGCGCGGCACCGAGGCGCGCGAAGACCTGTTCCGCCGGCTGCGCGCGCTCAACCCCGAGGCGGTGGTGCTCTGCGAACCGAGTTCCGACCACAACGCGGGCGGGCTCATGGAGCGCTTTCAGGCCGCGTGGCACCACTTCGGGCTCACCTTTCGCCTCATCGACAGCCTGGAGCTGGGCGACGGCGAAAAGGCGGCGATGAAGATGTTCTTTGCCCGCGAAATCGACGATATCGTGGCGGGCGGCGACGACAGCCGCTGCGAGCGCCACGAGCCGGTGGACGCCTGGGTGCGCCGCCTGAGCGACGCCGGCTTTGCCCCCGCGCCGGGGCTGGACGCCTACCAGGGCGGGCAGAACGCCGGCGTGAGCGTGCGCGCCCACGACGGCTACCTGGGGCTGGACTACGGCGACGAGACGCTGGTCGCCATCCTCTGCGCCACCTCCGCCGTCCCCGCGCGGACCGTGGTGCGCCAGGAGCAGCGGAAGCATCAGACTGCCTGA
- a CDS encoding class I SAM-dependent methyltransferase, giving the protein MSNFSPDFFDSIYASTPPWEIDGPQPAISALLDEHPPTAPVLDAGCGSGDHAIAIARRGLRVLGIDVVEAAIAQARDKARALPPDAGDLLEFQVADALRPTLLERRFGAVVDSGFFHLFEQDQRDRLAEEFAAVLIPGGRLYLLEFAVEFPLPTTPRKVTDDELRARFSTERGWRILALRPAQFQSRIAPVPAVAACIERLPADHA; this is encoded by the coding sequence ATGAGCAACTTCAGCCCGGACTTCTTCGACTCCATCTACGCGTCCACGCCGCCGTGGGAGATCGATGGTCCGCAGCCGGCGATCTCTGCCCTCCTGGACGAGCACCCGCCGACGGCTCCAGTGCTGGATGCCGGGTGCGGATCGGGCGACCACGCAATCGCGATCGCCCGGCGCGGGCTGCGGGTGCTGGGCATCGACGTGGTAGAAGCCGCCATCGCGCAGGCGCGTGACAAGGCGCGCGCGCTCCCACCGGACGCCGGCGACCTGCTCGAGTTCCAGGTCGCGGACGCGCTGCGGCCCACGCTGCTGGAGCGCCGCTTTGGCGCGGTGGTGGATTCCGGCTTCTTTCACCTGTTCGAGCAGGACCAGCGCGACCGCCTGGCCGAGGAGTTCGCGGCGGTCCTGATTCCCGGCGGCCGCCTGTATCTGCTGGAGTTCGCCGTGGAGTTCCCCCTGCCGACCACGCCGCGCAAGGTGACCGACGACGAACTCCGCGCGCGGTTCTCGACGGAGCGCGGCTGGCGCATCCTGGCCCTGCGGCCGGCCCAGTTCCAGAGCCGCATCGCGCCTGTCCCCGCCGTTGCCGCGTGCATCGAGCGCCTCCCCGCGGATCACGCCTGA